In Deferribacteraceae bacterium V6Fe1, one genomic interval encodes:
- a CDS encoding FAD-binding protein, whose amino-acid sequence MLNNALIKKFESILGKNNCFTEPEDTMCYSYDAFSAEPVQPDIVVKPQNEEQIKYIINICKDENIPIVTRGAGTNLSGGTVPVKKGCVLLTTCLNKILEINENDMYAVVEAGVVTANLANAAIKKGLFYPPDPGSVNISTIGGNVAENAGGLRGLKYGVTKDYLMGVDFYDMDGNYVKGGGKTVKLVTGLNLPGLMISSEGLLGIMTKFVLKLIPKPKFSKSMLVIYDDVIKACETVSEIIAAKILPATLELLDSFTIKTVEEATKIGLPTNADALLLIELDGHEAQVLEDFEAVKDICIKLGGNIKVAETAQERDKLWEARRKALSSLARLKPTLILEDATVVRSKIPEMMKAINDIKNKYNLVIGTFGHAGDGNLHPTILTDKRDKEEMVRVEKAIDEIFAKALELDGTLSGEHGVGFAKAKYLEMEVGSGTIEYMKKLKKGVDPQNLLNPHKMGL is encoded by the coding sequence ATGCTTAATAATGCCCTGATAAAAAAGTTTGAGAGTATCTTAGGTAAAAACAATTGCTTTACTGAGCCGGAAGACACGATGTGCTACAGTTATGACGCATTTTCTGCAGAGCCCGTGCAGCCCGATATAGTCGTGAAGCCTCAAAATGAAGAGCAGATAAAATATATTATCAATATATGTAAAGATGAAAATATCCCAATTGTCACAAGGGGTGCAGGGACTAATTTGAGTGGTGGGACTGTGCCTGTTAAAAAAGGGTGCGTGCTGCTTACTACATGCCTTAATAAAATTTTGGAAATAAACGAAAATGACATGTATGCTGTTGTCGAGGCAGGTGTTGTGACAGCTAATTTGGCTAATGCTGCCATAAAAAAGGGACTTTTTTACCCACCTGACCCGGGTAGTGTGAATATCTCAACGATAGGTGGCAATGTGGCTGAAAATGCCGGGGGGTTGAGAGGTCTAAAATACGGTGTTACCAAAGATTATTTGATGGGTGTTGATTTTTACGATATGGATGGCAATTATGTGAAAGGGGGAGGCAAGACAGTTAAGCTCGTCACAGGCCTTAATCTGCCAGGCTTAATGATTTCTTCGGAAGGTTTGCTTGGTATAATGACAAAGTTTGTTCTAAAATTAATCCCTAAACCAAAATTCAGCAAATCTATGTTGGTTATTTATGATGACGTAATCAAGGCATGTGAAACGGTTTCTGAAATAATAGCTGCTAAAATTTTACCAGCGACTCTTGAGTTGTTAGATAGCTTTACAATAAAAACAGTGGAAGAGGCCACAAAGATAGGCTTGCCGACTAATGCGGATGCTCTTTTGTTAATTGAGTTGGACGGGCACGAAGCTCAAGTTTTGGAAGACTTTGAAGCAGTAAAAGATATCTGTATAAAATTAGGTGGTAACATTAAAGTTGCTGAGACTGCTCAAGAGAGAGATAAATTGTGGGAAGCAAGAAGAAAGGCTTTAAGCAGCCTTGCGAGGCTTAAACCAACCTTGATTTTAGAGGATGCTACTGTTGTCAGAAGTAAAATACCTGAAATGATGAAGGCAATTAACGACATTAAAAATAAATATAATCTTGTTATCGGTACATTTGGACATGCTGGTGATGGGAATCTGCACCCTACAATTTTAACGGATAAAAGGGATAAAGAGGAGATGGTAAGGGTTGAAAAGGCAATTGATGAGATATTTGCAAAAGCCCTTGAGCTTGACGGGACTTTGAGCGGTGAGCACGGTGTAGGGTTTGCAAAGGCAAAATATCTCGAAATGGAAGTAGGTAGTGGGACTATAGAGTATATGAAAAAGCTCAAAAAAGGGGTTGACCCGCAAAATCTTTTAAATCCGCATAAGATGGGGTTATAA